A portion of the Cryptomeria japonica chromosome 5, Sugi_1.0, whole genome shotgun sequence genome contains these proteins:
- the LOC131876284 gene encoding uncharacterized protein LOC131876284 gives MERLNSRWLAPSPSWLKLNFDGAARTGVVAGGGIIRDRFGNLILAYAGDFGSASSNMVEAVALFWGLKLALNINAKRLTIEGDSKLIIEATKGASGISLMISNILKDIWPIIVWLEEFQLQYIYREGNSVVDSLVAVGLEMKGMRCWRHLDSLSDIQKSLIGRDQNFTTNQ, from the coding sequence ATGGAGAGACTTAACAGTAGATGGTTGGCCCCATCCCCCTCATGGctcaaacttaactttgatggtgctgctCGTACTGGAGTTGTGGCGGGAGGTGGAATTATAAGGGATAGATTTGGCAACCTAATTCTAGCCTATGCAGGGGATTTTGGCTCTGCCTCGAGTAACATGGTTGAAGCCGTGGCGCTCTTCTGGGGGCTTAAATTGGCTCTCAATATTAATGCTAAAAGACTGACCATTGAAGGGGATTCTAAGCTAATTATTGAGGCAACTAAAGGTGCTTCAGGGATTAGCTTGATGATTAGCAACATACTAAAGGACATATGGCCTATTATAGTTTGGCTTGAGGAATTTCAACTTCAATACATTTATAGAGAGGGAAATTCGGTGGTGGACTCTCTAGTTGCGGTGGGCCTTGAGATGAAAGGTATGAGGTGCTGGAGACACCTGGATTCGCTTTCTGACATACAGAAATCCCTCATAGGAAGAGACCAAAATTTCACTACTAACCAATGA
- the LOC131876285 gene encoding uncharacterized protein LOC131876285, protein MDIHKEEEYWRQKWKEIISLEDIYWKQRSKIQWLTEGDRDTSFFHRYASKHKRRNTIHSIFNNRNEELVGNSEIGQWDSLYFDNAYTNEKASEPTEVSDKILNLILQVLNDVDNELLMSRVSEDEFKEAVFAMDAFRAPRPDDFPPAFFQEFWETVKYDLIKATKDFIRPGNLRNKLNNTFIILVPKVPKPKF, encoded by the coding sequence ATGGATATCCACAAAGAGGaggaatattggagacaaaaatggaaAGAAATCATAAGCCTTGAAGACATctactggaagcaaagatccaaaATCCAGTGGTTAACTGAGGGGGATAGGGACACCTCCTTCTTTCACAGGTATGCTTCAAAGCACAAAAGGAGAAACACTATCCATTCCATTTTCAATAATAGAAATGAAGAGTTGGTGGGGAATAGCGAGATTGGTCAATGGGATTCTCTATACTTTGATAATGCTTACACTAATGAAAAGGCGAGCGAACCTACTGAGGTTAGTGATAAgattctcaatcttatccttcaagtCCTGAATGATGTTGACAATGAGCTGCTGATGAGCCGTGTATCTGAAGATGAATTTAAAGAGGCAGTTTTTGCGATGGATGCCTTTAGGGCCCCTAGACCTGACGACTTCCCTCCAGCTTTCTTTCAGGAGTTCTGGGAAACTGTGAAGTATGACTTAATCAAAGCTACCAAAGATTTCATTCGCCCTGGGAACCTTCGGAATAAATTGAATAACACTTTCATTATTTTGGTTCCCAAAGTTCCTAAACCAaagttttga